One genomic region from bacterium HR17 encodes:
- the glmU_2 gene encoding Bifunctional protein GlmU, which yields MVAIILAAGEGRKMFPFDLTRQKCAIPIANEPVVRRLVRQLQTAGVTRCLVVTGHHAGQVYHAVGDLKGVAFIHQPQRDGTGTATLLALREMPDVDEFVVAYGDIVLTQNDVTALLRAHADSAAVATVLVQRLAPPLESRDWLCAQVHGNHILQVQGHPRGASHRLAGMFAFRKDAIPFLERNPGVMWSVPVGGMPPLESELAQSLQALVDAGKEVLAVEAHGFVVDVDKPWHILEAAHHVVNELRERFPEDHIAPTARIEDSAEIDGRIVVGDGCIIGKRVVVNGFLLAEANTHIVNGAILRGRIVTGRHCRLRDYCLLGDCVLGHRCIVGHGAEFEGVAFSTVYLYHYCEIFGVLGEAVDIGAATVCGTLRFDDGETVHTVRGRREIPPLGANASYLGDFTRTGVNAILMPGVKVGAYCCIGPGVVLYDDVPHRTLVLVRQELTHRMWGPERYGW from the coding sequence ATGGTGGCGATTATTTTGGCGGCAGGGGAAGGGCGCAAGATGTTTCCGTTTGACCTTACCCGCCAAAAATGTGCCATCCCGATCGCCAACGAACCCGTCGTCCGCCGTTTAGTGCGCCAACTGCAAACGGCAGGTGTTACCCGCTGCCTCGTCGTGACGGGACACCATGCGGGGCAAGTGTATCACGCCGTCGGCGACCTCAAGGGCGTCGCTTTCATCCACCAACCGCAACGCGATGGGACAGGGACTGCCACTTTGTTGGCACTGCGCGAAATGCCCGATGTCGATGAATTCGTCGTCGCCTACGGCGACATCGTCCTGACGCAAAACGATGTCACGGCGTTGTTGCGCGCCCACGCCGATAGCGCTGCCGTTGCGACCGTGTTGGTGCAGCGTTTGGCACCGCCATTGGAGAGCCGCGATTGGCTGTGCGCCCAAGTGCACGGTAACCACATCCTTCAAGTGCAAGGGCATCCGCGCGGGGCGTCCCATCGGCTTGCGGGCATGTTCGCTTTCCGCAAAGACGCCATCCCGTTTCTGGAACGCAACCCCGGCGTCATGTGGAGCGTGCCCGTCGGCGGCATGCCCCCGCTGGAATCCGAATTGGCTCAATCGCTGCAGGCGCTCGTGGACGCCGGCAAAGAAGTCCTCGCCGTTGAAGCGCACGGGTTCGTCGTGGATGTGGACAAACCGTGGCACATCTTGGAAGCGGCGCACCATGTCGTCAACGAACTCAGAGAGCGATTCCCCGAAGACCACATCGCCCCGACGGCACGCATTGAGGACAGCGCCGAGATTGACGGGCGCATCGTTGTGGGCGACGGATGCATCATCGGCAAACGCGTCGTCGTCAACGGCTTTCTGCTCGCTGAGGCTAACACGCACATCGTCAACGGGGCGATTTTGCGTGGGCGCATCGTGACGGGACGCCATTGCCGCTTGCGCGATTACTGCCTCTTGGGCGATTGCGTGTTGGGACACCGCTGCATCGTCGGGCACGGCGCCGAGTTTGAAGGCGTGGCGTTCAGCACGGTTTACCTCTACCATTACTGCGAAATTTTCGGCGTGCTGGGTGAAGCCGTTGACATCGGTGCGGCGACCGTGTGCGGGACGCTGCGTTTTGACGACGGCGAAACGGTGCACACTGTGCGGGGACGGCGCGAAATCCCGCCCCTCGGCGCCAACGCCAGTTACCTTGGCGATTTCACCCGCACGGGCGTCAACGCCATTTTGATGCCGGGCGTTAAAGTCGGCGCCTACTGCTGCATCGGACCCGGCGTCGTCCTTTACGACGATGTGCCCCATCGCACGCTGGTGCTGGTGCGCCAAGAGTTGACCCACCGCATGTGGGGACCTGAACGCTACGGCTGGTGA